GCCCACTCCGGACGCGGTCCCGGCCCCGCCGCCGACGCCCTCGGCGGCCAAGGACGAGGATCAGGACTCGTTTTCGACGCCGTCGCCGGACAAAGTCACGATCCCTCCCCCGACGACGCGCACGGACAGGATCGAGACGTCGGGTCCGTCGGCTTCGACGGGCGGCCTTCCCGATCCGCTGCCGAAGCCCATTGGGGGCGCAGGCGGCTCCGCCAACAACCCCCAGATTCCGCCTGGTTGATCGCCGGACCTTGCCGGCCGGTCACGCCGAACTCCTTCAGCACGACGTCGCCTCGCCTCTCCCGAGTCGAGGCGACGTCGAGACGTTGCCGGCCAAGCAAATTTCGGGTAAGATAACCGGGCGTCGGGACGTGCGGTCCTGCGTTCCGAGGCGTACCTCGTCACGCGACCACCCGGGCACGCGCGGCGTCGACTTCGAATTCCTCACCCGAACCGGTTCAGGGCGAACATTCCACACGGTCGGACCGAGGTCCGCGCGTCGAAAGCTCCTCTCGCACGACTCCCGCCCATCCGGGGCGGACGACTCCCATCGCGACGGCTTCCGGGCGAATTCTCCCACGGCCCCCCGGTGACGGCGGACTCGCCGGCCGCGGCCGATGATCGACGGTATCGAGAGCCTTCGGAGACGACTCGTGGATCAGTTTTCGGCCGGGAAGTCCGCGGTGGCCGCGGGGCTCAAGATCCTGGTGGTCGACGACAACGTCGATGCGGCGAACATGTTCGCCATGCTCATCCAGTTCGAAGGCCATGACGTGCGGACGGCGTTCAACGGGGCCCAGGCCATCGAATCGGTGCAGGCCTTCACCCCCGACGCCGTCTTCCTCGACATCAGCCTCCCCGACATGACCGGGTACCGCGTCGCCGAGCAATTGCGGCGGATCCCCGCGCTCGACAAGGCCATGCTGGTGGCGATGACCGGGTACAGCGACGAGGATCATCAGGCCCGCTCGGAGAAGGCCGGTTTCGACCACCACGTCGTCAAGCCGGCGGACCACGCCTACGTCATGCAGCTGCTCGACCAGGCGGCCTGCCGCCGCTGATCCGGGCGAGGGCGAGGGTCACGACGCGGCCAGGGCGTCGCGGGCCAGCTCCAACGCCCCGTGGACGACGACCTCTTCCCCGAGCGCGGCGGGGACGATGTCGAACGAGCCCCGGAACGGCCGGAAGACCTGGGCGTCGACCCGCTCGCGGATCGGTCGGAACCAGAGCTTCTCGCCGATCAGCGAGACGCCGCCGCCCAGGATGATCCGCCGCGGCGCGATCAGGGCGACGGCCTGGCAAAGGGCGAACGTCAGGGCCTCGCGGGCCCGGTCGAGGATGGCCAGGCTGCGCTCGTCGCCCTTCCAGGCGGCGTCGGCGACGTCGACCGCCGTGATCCGCTCGGGGGCGCCGGCGGCTTCGAGCACGCTCCAGCGATCGCCGCGCTTCTGCGTCGCCTTGCCCACGTTGCCGGCGAGCCGGCCGATCCCCCATCCCGAGGCGACGGCCTCCAGCTCGGGCATGTCCAGGGGGTCGTCCGGGGCGACGCCCGGCACGCGCAGATGGCCGATCTCGGCGGCGCCCCGCCCGGCGCCGCGGTAGATGCGGCCGTCGAGGATCAGGGCCCCGCCGATGCCGCTGCCGATCGTCAGGTAGAGCAGCGGCGAGCAGCCCACCCCCGCGCCCAGGCGCGACTCGGCCAGGCCGGCGACGTCGGCGTCGTTGTGGACCGAGACGACCGGGATCTCCAGGTTCTCGCGCGCCCAGTCGGCCAGGGGGAAGTCGGTCCAGCCCTCGACCTGGAACGACGTCTCGGTCCGCCCCGTTTCGGCGTCGAGCGGGCCGCCGAAGCCGACGCCCGCCGCCCGGACGTCGCCGGCGGAGAGGCCCACCTCGTCGCGCAGGGTCAGGAACCCCTTGCGGATCTGCTCGCGGATCCCCTCCGCGCCCCGGGCGGGGTCGATGGTCGCGCGCTTGAGGTGGTCGATCGAGCCCGGCCGACGGCCCAGTCCGAGCTGGAGCTTCGTCCCGCCGATCTCGATCCCGAGGAGCCAGCCGACGTCGGTGGTGCTCATGGAGGTCAGGCGTGCGCCCTGGCGCCGTTGCGGGGGGTCGACCGATGCTTGGCGGTGAACCGGCGGTGGAGGTCGTCGATCAGCCAGTGGAAGACGACCTGGTGGAGCGACTCGACGATCCCCATGTCGTCGAGTCCGACGTGCAGGTTGTGCTTGCCGATCGCCTGCAGCTTGCCGCCCGAGAACCCGGTGAAGCCGACGGTCTCCAGCCCCTTGGCGTTCGCCCACTCGACGGCCCGGAGGATGTTGGGGCTGTTCCCCGAGCCCGAAATCGCGATCAGGACGTCGCCGGGCGAGGCCAGGTTCTTGAGCTGTTCGAGGAAGACCCGCTCGTAGCCCTCGTCGTTGGCCCAGGCCATGATGCCGGCGGTGTTGTCGGTCAGGCTCAGCACCTTGAGGCGCTTCTGGTCCTCGAAATCGCAGAGCGTGCACTTGGCCAGGTCTTCGCAGAGGTGCGAAGCGTTGGCTCCCGATCCGCCGTTGCCGATGATGAAGACGAACTTGTTCGCGTCGTAGGCCCGCTCGATCACGTCGCTTACGGTCTCGATCGAGGGGACGTCGAGCCGCCCGATCTCGTCGCGCACGCGTGACAGGTAATCCCCGGCCGACAGCGTCTGTCCCAGCATCAGCGCCACTCCCTCCCGCGTGGGGCGACTCCGTCCCGCCCCTGCAACCGATCCCTCGCCGCGCCGGGATCATAGCAGCCGGTTCCGCAACGTGTAAAGTATAGACTTGCGGGGGCCGGGACTTCGCGACCGAGGCGGGATCGACCGAGTTGATGAACGTGCTGTCCTTCGGCGTCTGCAACGCCTTCGTGCTCCTGGGAGCCTGGTGGGGCGCGACTTACGGCCTGAGGCAGCCGCGCGGGACGGCGCGGATGCTGGCCGCGGCCTTGCTCGGCTGGGCCTGGATCACCCTGGGGATGCAGCTCCTGGGGACGATCGGGCTGCTCACGATCGGCAACCTGATGGGCTGGTCGCTGCTGGCCGCGGGCCTGGGGCTGGGGATCGCCCTGAGGAGACGCGAGCGGCCCTTCGACCCGCCCTCGGGGCCCGAGGCCACCGGCTGCGAGGGCTGGCTCGCGGTCGCACTGGCCCTTTGGACGACTCTCGTGCTCGGGATGCCGTCGCTGCTGCTCCCGGTCAAGGTCGTGAGCGACGGCCCGATCTACCACCTGTACTTCGCGGCGCGGTGGTGGAAGGCGGGGCGGCTCTTCCTGGTCGCCTCGCCGTTCGGCGAGAGCGCGGCGACCTACTTCCCGGCCAACGGCGACCTCTGGTTCGCCTGGCTGATGACGACCTGGGGGGGCGACCGCCTGGCGCGGGTCGGCCAGGCGCCCTTCTTGCTGATGGCCTGCCTGGCCAGCTATGGCTGCTCCCGCGAATTGGGGGCGGGGCGGACCGCCTCGCTGGTGGCGACGTCGCTGTTCGCGACCGGCGGGCCGCTGATCCTGTTCACGTTCGAGCCCAACGTCGACACCATCTTCGTCGCCGGCTACCTGACGGCCGCTTACTTCTTCCTGCGGTACTCCCTGGAACGCGACGGCTGGCCCGCGTTGCTGCTGGGAGGCCTGGCGGCCGGCGAGGCCCTCGGGACCAAGTCGGTCGGGAACCTGTTCGTGCCGCCGCTCGTGCTCGTCGCGGCCTGGGCCGTCGCGCGTCGGAATCGGGAGTTGAAGGCGACGGTCGCCGGCGTCGCGACGATGTTTGCGGGGGTGGCGATCCCCTCCGCCTTCTGGTACGCCCGGAATGCGATCCTGACCGGCAACCCGCTGTATCCGCTGACCGTCGGGCTCGGCGGGACGACCTGGCTGTCGGGCTGGTACGGGCCCGACGCGATGCGCGAGAGCATCTATTACCTCCCCGTCGGCGAGTGGCGGGCGCTCGGCGACATCCTGGTCGGGGTGCTCGACTATCGAACGGTGCCGCTCTGGCTGGCGGCGCTCTTCGGCGCGTGGGCGATCGGGCGGCGGCGGCGGCCGGGCGACGGCTGGGTCTGGGCCTTCGCACTGGGAGCCTTGCTCAACATTGCGCTCTACTGGTTGTTCATCCCGTACCGGACCCAGCAACGGTTCATGCTTCAGGGGGTCGGGCTGGCGGTGGTCCCGCTGGCGCGGTGGCTCGATCGGGGTCGCTGGCTGGCGGTCGCGGCGACGCTGATCCTGGCGCTGCACGTCGTCACGCCCCAGGCCTGGCCCTTCGGCCCGCGCGACGCCGACATCCCCTGGGATCTCGACCCGCGGATCCCGAACGCCGTCGGCGCGATAATCCCGCTCGCGGAGCGAGTCGTCCGGTGCGCGGCGTCCGGCGGCCGCATCGAGGCCCTGGCGTTGGTCGAACTCCCCCTGGCGGCGCTGGTTGCGGGCCTGGCGGTCTGGGCCTGGGCGCGATGGAGCCGAGGCTCGCGGGGCGGGGCGACCTGGGCGATCGGCCTGGTCGCGCTCGGGCTGGTCACGGGCCTGGGGGTCTTGCAGAACGCTCCCTTCGCGGGCGACCCTCGGCTCTTGTTCTTCCCGCCTTTCCGCGACTTCTATCGGGGCTGGATGGAACTCGACGGCCGCTCCGGCCCCTCCGGGTCGCGGGTGGCTTACGCGGGGACGAACATCCCGTATTACCTGATGGGCGTCGGGTTGCGGAACGACGTCCGATACGTGAACGTCGAGGGCCCCCGGGATGGGCTGATGCACGACTTCCATCGCCGAGCCCGCGCCGAGGGCCGCGGAGCATGGCCCAACGCACGGCCAGGCTGGGACCGCGAACGTCCCGACTACGACGCCTGGCTCGCCAACATGGCGGCCGAGGGGATCCAACTCCTCGTCGTGACCAGGGTCAACCCCGGCGAGGGCGCGCACAACGTCGCCGACGCCGATGGCTTCCCCGTCGAGCGAGGCTGGGCCGACGCCCACCCCGAGACCTTCGAACCCCTCTACGGCGTCCGCGAAGGCGACCCCTGGTTCCGGCTGTACCGCGTCCGGCCCGGCGCGGCCGCGGGCCGTTGAATCGGCCAGGACGACGCCCCTCCGTGGGGCTCCCCGGTTCGGGAACGGACTCCGTTCGCGACCGCCGTATGATCCGGAAAGTCGGATTCTTTGTATTCTTTCATAATTCTGTTCGGGCAGCAAAGTGATTAGGGGAAATCCTTTGCGACGCATCAAGGCCCGCAGGGATTTGACTGCGTCGGTAGGATCCTGGAGACGAACGGGTTTCCCGCACTGGGAACAGCCGTCTCTCAAGGAGGAGGTGACCATGAAGTTGATCGAAGCCCAGAGGTTGTCAGGTCGGGAGATTCGGCCCTACGTGCGCGACATCCCGATCGTGGACGTCCGGTTGGACTTGAACCTGCCGCGGGCCAAATTCTTCGACGTCGAGCTGAACATGCTGGAGGGCGTGCTGGGCCCTCGCGATCCGTACCCTCCCGTCTTCGTTCGCTGGGACGCGTTCTGCCAGGCGTACCTCGTCGTCAGCCGGCAGAACTTCTACGCGCTCGCCCGCAAGCGAGGGCTCTCATTCCTCCCCTGCGTCGAGGTCGAGCCCGATTCGGAGCGTCGGCCTTCGCGTCTCGCCGGCTGAGCCGGGACGCAGGCTCCCTGGGAGCCCGGTGGCCGGGGTCGACCTCGAAAAAAAACTCCCGAATTCCGCACGGATCCCTCGGGCGGTCGCCACTCATGTGTGTGAGGGGCGAAAACACGACGCCGCGCGACGATCGCCGAGCCGTTCCGGCGGGTCGTTCGTGCGGATCCCGGGGGATGGGTGTCATGCGACTGACCTTACGGACGCTGCTGGCCTGGCTCGACGACACGTTGCCGCCGGTCCAGGTGCGGGAGATCGGCAAGCAGGTGGGGAGCAGCCCGCTGGCGCAGGAGCTGGTGCAGCGGATCCACCGCGTGACCCGCCAGCGGCGGCTGACCGTCCCGAGCAAGAACGGCCCCGACGCCACCGACCCGAACCTGGTGGCGAGCTACCTGGACAACGACCTCAACGCCGAGCAGGTGGCGGAATACGAGAAGCGCTGCCTGACCTCGGACGTCAACCTGGCCGAGGCGGCCAGCGTCCACCAGATCCTCAGCCTCTTGGGGCAGCGGGTGCAGGTGCCGCCCGAGGCCAAGTCGCGGATGTATCTGCTGGTCAAGGGACGCGAGGCCCACGCCGGCCCCGCGGCCGAGGGCGAGGCGGCCGCGGCCGACCCGCGGACGCAGCCGATCGTGCCGTGGGTCGTCCAGGGACCGGCGGCCCGGAACTGGCTGGAACGGTTCGGCCCGGCCGCGGCCTGCCTCGGCGTGTTCGCCCTGTTCGCGTGGTCGGCCTACGAAAGTCTGAAGTCGGACGGCCCCGACGCCGCCCACGTCGCCGCGAACGTCCCGGCCAAGGTGGGGGAAAGGGCGCCCCGCCCCGCGCCGGCCCCCGCGACCAGGGACGAGGCCCCGGTCGCCGATGCGACCGACCCGCCGGCCGAGGCCACGCCCGCCGAGCCCGAGAAGGCGGCCGAGGTTCCCAAGAGCGTAGCCGAGAACACGCCGGCCGAGGCCGCGCCGAAGGCCGCCCCCGCGCCGGCTCCCGTCGAGGTCCCGGCCGGGGCGGCCGCGGCGATCGCCCGCATCGAGGGCATGCTGCTCCGCTACGACGGCGAGAAGCGCGAGTGGGTGCGGGCCCGCGAGGGCGACGGCGTCCGCGCCCAGGACCGCCTCTTCACCCCGCCGCCGTTCGCGGCGCGGCTGGCCGCGCCCGGCGTCTTCGACCTGCTGGAAGACTCGGAAGTCAAGCTGCTGCCGGCGGCCCCCGACGGCGGCCCCACGCTGGAGCTGGTGCGGGGTCGCCTGCTCGCCGAACCCTCCTCGGCCGCGAAGCCCCTGCACGTGGGCTTCCAGGGGCAGACAGTGGACATGGAGCGGCCGGCGGACCTGGCGGTCGGCTTCGAAGCGTCCGGCGGCTGGACTTACGGCCAGGCCGAGCCCGTCGCGCCCACGCTCACGATCCACGTGGGCCCGGGAGGCGAGCTGGCGCTCAAGACGGTCAAGGCCAAGGAGACGGTCAAGGGGCCCGCCTCGATCCGGCTCAACGCCGCCGGGGCCGTCGAGCGGCTGAAGGACGCCGCGCCGCCCGATTGGTTCGCGAACGCGCCGGCGTCGGCCGACCTCACGGCCCGGCGGGAACGCTATTTGAAGGAGTTCTCCGACGACCGCCCGGTCCTGGCCGACGTCGTCTCGGCGACCGAGAGCGAGGACGTCGACGACAAGCGCATGGCGATCGCCGCCCTGCGGGGGCTCGGCGACCTGTCGCTCCTGACGCCGATCCTCGACCGTCCCAACGACCCCGCCGCGCGGCAGGCCGCCATCGTCGCGATCCGCCAGGAACTGACGGCGGGCGAGGCCTCGTCGCGCCGGGCCTGGGACCAGCTCCAGCTCGACTTCGGGGCGACCGACCGCGGCCGCCTCGGCAAGCTGCTGCTGGGGTTCCCCCCCGCCGACGCCGCCCGGCCCGAGACGCTTACGGAGCTGGTCGAAGACCTTTCCCCGCGCGAGGAGTCGCTGGCCCTCCGCGAGCTGGCCGTCGACAACCTGCGACGTCTGACCGGGCGCAACGCGCCGCCGTACGACGCCGATCATCCCGAACAAGGCTACGCCGACTGGCGTAAACTCCTTGACGACGGCGAGCTGAAGCCGGCCGCCAAGAAGTAGGCCCCCAGCGGCCCGGGCCCCGCACCTCGTCGAGGGCGGGGTGCGAGCCCGCGTTTCCTGGAACGGGGGCGGGTTGCGTGGTATATTCCAGTCGCGGCGACTCGTTCGGCGCGTCGCCTCCCCGTCGCGTCCGACCCGGGGCGTATCGACACGCGCCGCGGCGGATCGTCCACCGAGTGTTGATGCGTTGACCACACCGAGATCGGCCGGCAACCTGGGCTTGCGCGTCGGGCTCCTCGTCGCAATCTGGGCGTGCCTCGGATCAGTTCGCGCGCAGCAGCCGACCCCCGCCACGCCGGCCCCGCCCGCGACGTACCCTGGAGCCGCCCCCCCGCCGACGGCTCCGGTCGGCGCACCAGGCCCGACGGCGGGGGCCGATCGGCCCCCGCGGAAGTGGCCCAGGGAGGTGATCATCCTCCAGGGCGTCGCCGACGCGGCCGAGTTCTGGAAGAAGCTGGACGCCCCGGACTGGATCGTCTCGCGGCCCGCCGCCGGACGCGTCGCGGGGGACGAGAGCGGGCCGGCGGGCGCCTCGGGGGCGATCGTCGACTCGGTGCACGTCAAGGGGGTCGTCGAGGGCGAGGACGCCCGGATCACGCTCGTCGTCGACTGCGCCCTCACGGCGCCCGGCCCGGTCTGGGCCCCGCTGCGGATCGACGCCCCGGTCGTCCTGGCGGCCCGGGAGGGGGACCGGGAGCTGCAGCTTCGCAAGGGGGCCGGGAACCTCTGGGAGGCCCGTCTCGAAGGGGCTCGCGAGCATCATCTGCGGATCGAGGCGACCGTCCCCGTCCGCATCGGCGCCGAGCGCCGGACTCTGGAGCTGGCCATCCCCGAGGCGCCCGCGACGTCGTTCGACCTGGTCCTGCCGCGGCGGGCCTACGACGTCGACCTCGGCACCGGCGAGGCGGCGGTCCGACCGACGCCCGTCGAAGGCGGCGAGGGCGTGCGGATCGCCGCGCACGTCCGGCCCCGGTCGCCGCTGGTGGTGAGCTGGAGCGAACAGGACGCGGCCGGCCCGCGCGCCGCCCCCCTGCTCTCGGCCCAGCTCGAGATGGCCGTCGAGGTGGACGCCGAGGGGGTCGTGGTCCGTTCGTCGTGGGCGATCGCCTGCGCGCGGGGCGTCGCCCGCAGCCTGCAGATCCGCCTGGAGGACGACGAGGTCGTCTCGCGGCTGCAGCTCAACGACCAGTTCCCGGGGTCGGGGATCGAGCGCGCCGGCGGGGGCAGCCTGCTGACGATCCCGCTGGCCGAGCCGATCCGGTCGGGCGAGTCTCGGCGGCTCGTGCTGGAGACGCGTCGGCCCTCGTCGGGGGGCAAGGTCCTGAATTTTTCGGGATATCCGCTGACCGACGCGGGCGAGCAGTCCGGGTTCCTGGGGGCGGCCCACGGCTCCAATCTGTTCGTCAACGTGCTCAAGTCCCAGGGATTGCGGCGGATCGACCCCCGCGACCTGCCCACGGCCCTGAAGACGCGGCTGGCGGGGACGACGATCGCCTTGCAGTTCCTGGACCAGCCCTTCGCGCTGGTCCTGGGCGTGGAGTCCTCGCCGCCGCTCTTCCAGGCCGACGCCTCGGCGCGGCTCTTCTTCGAGCCCGACGGCGTCCGCAACGAGACGACCCTCAACGTGGAGCGGGTGCGCGGCAGCCTCTTCGAGATCGAGGTCGCCGTGCCGCCGGACCTGAAGGTCGTCTCCGTCGGGCCGCCGGACCTCGTGGAGGCCGCCACCCCCCCCCAGGCCGAGGCCGCCGCGCCCGGCGGTCCCGATCCGGCCGGGTCGGCGCGGATCCTCAAAATCCGCCTGACCCCCCAGGCTCGCGACCGCCCGACCTTCAGCCTGAAGCTCTCGGGCCGGCAGCCCGCCCCGGGGCCGGGCGACGTGCGGCTGGGCCTGTTCGCCCCCCGTGGGGCCGTCACGACCAACGCCTCGTTCGCCCTCTTCGCCGGCCGAGAGCTGAGCCTGGAGCCGATCGACGCCTCGCTCGTCAAGGACGCGTCCGCCGAGCCGAGCGCGGCCAAGTCGGAGGCGGATCCGTCGGCGCCCAGCCTGCGGCTGCGCAGCGGCCGCAACCCGGCGACGCTCGACGTCCGGCTCGAACGCCGGCCGCTCGAGATCCGTCGCGACACGCGGCTGGCGGCGCGGGTCTCCCGACGAACCGTCGAGGTCCGCCAGGAGACGAAGGTCCGGGTCCGGCACGGCGCCGTCTCGTCCCTGACCGTCCTCGCGCCGGAGGGCGTCTCCACGCACTGGGAGGTCTCGGACGGGAAGCAACCGATCCGCAAGGAGGATCTGGAGGCCCCCACGGCCGGCGTCCGTCGTTCCCGGCTGCTGTTCGATCGCCCGGTCGTCGACGCCACGCTGACTTTTCGCTACCGCGTGCCGCTGGGACGCGCGCTCGACCCAGGCGGCGCGACGGTCGTGCGCATCCCCTGGCTGGCGGTCGAGGCCGGGTCGACCGGGGGCTGCCTCGTCGAGCTCGCCTCGGATCCGGACGTCGAGGTCGCCGTCGACGATCCGGCCTGGACCAGGGTCGATTCGGCCGCCGCCGACGCCCGCGCGAGCCGCTCCTACCGCCTCGACCGCGACGACGCCGCCGAGGCGCTGACGGCCTCGGCCCGCCTGGTCGAGACGGTTCCGCTGCCGCCCGTGGTGGCCTCGCGGGCCTTCATCCGATCCACGCTCGACGCCGAGGGGAACCTCCGCGTCAGCGCCTGGTACGCGATCGAGGCGCACCCGACGTCGCTGTCGGTCGCGTTGCCGGCGGGCGCGAGCTGGCTGCGGGCGCGGGTGGACGGCAGGGCCGTCGAGCGGATCGACGTCGGCCCCGACGGGACGACGAGCCGCATCGACCTGCCGGCCGAATCGGCGGGCCGGGCCGTGCTCGTCGAGCTGGAATATCGCACGCCGGCCGCCGCGGCCCGCCGCCCCTGGGCCCCCCCCGCGCTTCTCGACGGGGCCGAGGTCCTGCAGGCCTACTGGCTGGTACAGGTGCCCTGGACCCAGGCCGTGGCGGGCCCGCCGGCCGGATGGGCCGACGAGAACCGCTGGGTGTGGGAC
The DNA window shown above is from Paludisphaera mucosa and carries:
- a CDS encoding glycosyltransferase family 39 protein — translated: MNVLSFGVCNAFVLLGAWWGATYGLRQPRGTARMLAAALLGWAWITLGMQLLGTIGLLTIGNLMGWSLLAAGLGLGIALRRRERPFDPPSGPEATGCEGWLAVALALWTTLVLGMPSLLLPVKVVSDGPIYHLYFAARWWKAGRLFLVASPFGESAATYFPANGDLWFAWLMTTWGGDRLARVGQAPFLLMACLASYGCSRELGAGRTASLVATSLFATGGPLILFTFEPNVDTIFVAGYLTAAYFFLRYSLERDGWPALLLGGLAAGEALGTKSVGNLFVPPLVLVAAWAVARRNRELKATVAGVATMFAGVAIPSAFWYARNAILTGNPLYPLTVGLGGTTWLSGWYGPDAMRESIYYLPVGEWRALGDILVGVLDYRTVPLWLAALFGAWAIGRRRRPGDGWVWAFALGALLNIALYWLFIPYRTQQRFMLQGVGLAVVPLARWLDRGRWLAVAATLILALHVVTPQAWPFGPRDADIPWDLDPRIPNAVGAIIPLAERVVRCAASGGRIEALALVELPLAALVAGLAVWAWARWSRGSRGGATWAIGLVALGLVTGLGVLQNAPFAGDPRLLFFPPFRDFYRGWMELDGRSGPSGSRVAYAGTNIPYYLMGVGLRNDVRYVNVEGPRDGLMHDFHRRARAEGRGAWPNARPGWDRERPDYDAWLANMAAEGIQLLVVTRVNPGEGAHNVADADGFPVERGWADAHPETFEPLYGVREGDPWFRLYRVRPGAAAGR
- a CDS encoding response regulator, which codes for MDQFSAGKSAVAAGLKILVVDDNVDAANMFAMLIQFEGHDVRTAFNGAQAIESVQAFTPDAVFLDISLPDMTGYRVAEQLRRIPALDKAMLVAMTGYSDEDHQARSEKAGFDHHVVKPADHAYVMQLLDQAACRR
- a CDS encoding D-sedoheptulose-7-phosphate isomerase; its protein translation is MLGQTLSAGDYLSRVRDEIGRLDVPSIETVSDVIERAYDANKFVFIIGNGGSGANASHLCEDLAKCTLCDFEDQKRLKVLSLTDNTAGIMAWANDEGYERVFLEQLKNLASPGDVLIAISGSGNSPNILRAVEWANAKGLETVGFTGFSGGKLQAIGKHNLHVGLDDMGIVESLHQVVFHWLIDDLHRRFTAKHRSTPRNGARAHA
- a CDS encoding ROK family protein, which codes for MSTTDVGWLLGIEIGGTKLQLGLGRRPGSIDHLKRATIDPARGAEGIREQIRKGFLTLRDEVGLSAGDVRAAGVGFGGPLDAETGRTETSFQVEGWTDFPLADWARENLEIPVVSVHNDADVAGLAESRLGAGVGCSPLLYLTIGSGIGGALILDGRIYRGAGRGAAEIGHLRVPGVAPDDPLDMPELEAVASGWGIGRLAGNVGKATQKRGDRWSVLEAAGAPERITAVDVADAAWKGDERSLAILDRAREALTFALCQAVALIAPRRIILGGGVSLIGEKLWFRPIRERVDAQVFRPFRGSFDIVPAALGEEVVVHGALELARDALAAS